In Thermodesulfovibrionales bacterium, one genomic interval encodes:
- the tuf gene encoding elongation factor Tu (EF-Tu; promotes GTP-dependent binding of aminoacyl-tRNA to the A-site of ribosomes during protein biosynthesis; when the tRNA anticodon matches the mRNA codon, GTP hydrolysis results; the inactive EF-Tu-GDP leaves the ribosome and release of GDP is promoted by elongation factor Ts; many prokaryotes have two copies of the gene encoding EF-Tu), whose amino-acid sequence EMVMPGDNISVTVELIAPIAMEKELRFAIREGGRTVGAGVVTEVIA is encoded by the coding sequence GGAGATGGTGATGCCCGGAGACAATATCAGTGTTACGGTGGAGCTGATTGCGCCGATAGCGATGGAGAAGGAGTTGAGGTTTGCGATCAGGGAAGGCGGAAGGACTGTAGGCGCAGGCGTCGTTACCGAGGTGATTGCGTAA